The following are encoded together in the Campylobacter devanensis genome:
- a CDS encoding cytochrome C: MKRYQLYTILALILMTVGFTIPVIAYHGVANKIKNGAEIPSYVYPIYNLYTKIQYKNHLMAPEVRNDLAKMIETRSEIGVPSLPIWYVSLEAPNYPKEAFPDGIPVYFHVDGYSGDVHEMNTINHYIGMYPMEHGGNVERAIAPYYLLIATIFMLLYLYYNGKGNSLLLIPTIIAPVLFMSAFAGWLYWYGHNMQEWGAFKIKPFMPTALGDGKVAQFTTHSYPTIGFWVMITMSVLSILAIFSKNKYLKENA; this comes from the coding sequence ATGAAAAGGTATCAACTCTATACCATACTAGCTCTAATTTTAATGACTGTGGGATTTACTATTCCTGTAATTGCATATCATGGTGTAGCCAATAAGATTAAAAATGGTGCTGAGATTCCAAGCTATGTATATCCAATATATAATCTCTACACTAAAATTCAATATAAAAATCATCTAATGGCACCAGAAGTTAGAAATGATTTAGCAAAAATGATAGAAACAAGATCTGAAATTGGAGTGCCAAGCCTTCCTATATGGTATGTATCTTTAGAGGCTCCTAATTATCCTAAAGAGGCCTTTCCAGATGGAATTCCAGTATATTTTCATGTAGATGGTTATAGTGGTGATGTGCATGAAATGAATACTATAAATCACTATATAGGTATGTATCCTATGGAGCATGGTGGCAATGTAGAAAGAGCAATCGCACCATACTATTTGCTTATTGCAACTATCTTTATGTTGCTATATCTATACTATAACGGTAAAGGAAATTCGCTATTACTAATCCCTACAATTATCGCTCCAGTACTATTTATGAGTGCATTTGCTGGTTGGCTATACTGGTATGGTCATAATATGCAAGAATGGGGTGCATTTAAAATTAAACCATTTATGCCAACAGCGCTAGGTGATGGTAAAGTGGCACAATTTACCACCCATTCATATCCTACTATAGGATTTTGGGTTATGATTACTATGAGCGTTTTATCAATTTTAGCAATATTTTCTAAAAATAAATATCTTAAGGAAAATGCGTGA
- a CDS encoding nitrous oxide reductase family maturation protein NosD, translated as MKKLCLIALLYSFTFGNDLQNAIDSASSGDIIELSSGVYSGNIIINKPITIDGKDRSAIIKGDGKGDVIKINSSNVKLLNLTIENSGNSHTTIDSAISCDSASGVEIINNAIKNSLFGVNFKQCNESKIVDNFITSKPVDLGLRGDGIRLWYSHDNIVQNNHLSKSRDMVVWYSSNNQIRKNYGEYGRYSLHFMYAGKNLVEENIFKYNSVGIFFMFSSGTTARKNQVLNSTGAFGVGIGMKDTSDFIIQDNILAYNARGLYLDQSPFQPGTTNVYEDNQILYNTVGVQFHATQHKSIFNRNDFIGNMEIAINDTPGSKIDINEWSNNYFDDYAGFDRDKDGIGDIEYKNFTYLDSLWQYYPNLRLFYGSAIMSILNFISKLAPFSEPELLITDTSPHMEPYHE; from the coding sequence GTGAAAAAACTCTGCTTAATAGCTCTGCTATATAGCTTTACTTTTGGAAATGACTTACAAAATGCTATAGATAGTGCAAGTAGTGGAGATATAATAGAGCTTAGCAGTGGAGTTTATAGTGGTAATATCATTATAAATAAGCCAATTACTATAGATGGAAAAGATAGAAGCGCTATCATTAAAGGCGATGGAAAAGGCGATGTGATAAAAATCAATAGCTCAAATGTAAAGCTATTAAATTTAACCATTGAAAATAGCGGTAATTCTCACACTACTATTGATTCAGCTATAAGTTGTGATAGCGCTAGTGGAGTTGAGATTATCAACAATGCTATCAAAAATTCGCTTTTTGGAGTAAATTTCAAGCAGTGTAATGAATCTAAAATAGTTGATAATTTTATCACTTCAAAGCCTGTTGATTTAGGACTTAGAGGTGATGGAATTCGCCTATGGTATAGCCATGACAATATAGTACAAAACAACCATCTAAGCAAGAGCAGAGATATGGTAGTATGGTATTCTAGCAATAACCAAATTCGCAAAAATTATGGCGAGTATGGCAGATATTCACTACACTTTATGTATGCTGGAAAGAATTTAGTTGAAGAAAATATATTTAAATACAACTCTGTTGGTATATTTTTTATGTTCTCTTCAGGAACAACTGCTAGAAAAAATCAAGTTTTAAACTCTACTGGTGCCTTTGGAGTTGGTATTGGTATGAAAGATACTAGTGATTTTATAATACAAGATAATATATTAGCCTATAATGCTAGAGGATTATATCTAGACCAATCTCCGTTTCAACCAGGCACTACAAATGTTTATGAAGATAATCAGATACTATACAACACAGTTGGAGTTCAATTCCATGCTACTCAGCATAAAAGCATATTTAATCGTAATGATTTTATAGGTAATATGGAGATTGCTATCAACGATACACCTGGTTCTAAAATTGATATAAATGAGTGGAGTAATAATTACTTTGATGATTATGCTGGATTTGATAGAGATAAAGATGGAATTGGCGATATAGAGTATAAGAATTTTACCTATCTTGATTCACTTTGGCAATACTATCCAAATTTAAGGCTATTTTATGGAAGTGCAATTATGAGTATTTTAAACTTCATCTCTAAACTCGCCCCATTTTCTGAACCAGAGCTATTAATCACAGATACAAGTCCGCATATGGAGCCATATCATGAATAG
- a CDS encoding 4Fe-4S dicluster domain-containing protein, translating into MNRREFSIFSIAAIGCAAGSGVLINKFYEPKLHLRPPGSVQNFESLCIKCGQCVQVCPYHSIELLGLDDGINLASAYINPSKRGCYLCDLFPCVLACPSGALDHSINSIKDVKMGVAVVRDIQKCYATLNKNVSQDDISILLNRQTYNQRESDAKKIIEDNIDKSCSLCVNSCPVDEAISFIQLNEKKVVKIESNCVGCGVCQEVCFAGVIEILPQKSYNEIYEESK; encoded by the coding sequence ATGAATAGAAGAGAGTTTAGCATTTTTAGCATTGCTGCGATTGGATGCGCTGCTGGTAGTGGAGTTTTAATAAATAAATTCTATGAACCAAAACTACACCTTAGACCACCAGGAAGTGTTCAGAATTTTGAATCTTTATGCATCAAATGTGGCCAGTGCGTTCAAGTCTGTCCATATCATAGCATTGAACTTTTGGGTCTTGATGATGGGATAAATTTAGCCTCAGCATATATCAATCCAAGCAAAAGAGGTTGCTATCTATGTGATTTATTTCCTTGTGTATTAGCCTGTCCTAGTGGCGCACTAGACCATAGTATAAACTCTATAAAAGATGTTAAAATGGGAGTTGCTGTAGTAAGAGATATACAAAAATGCTATGCAACGCTAAATAAAAATGTAAGTCAAGATGATATTAGTATCCTACTAAATCGCCAAACCTATAACCAAAGAGAGAGCGATGCTAAAAAGATTATAGAAGATAATATTGATAAAAGCTGCTCATTATGTGTAAATTCTTGTCCAGTTGATGAGGCTATAAGTTTTATACAACTAAATGAAAAAAAGGTTGTAAAAATAGAGTCAAATTGCGTAGGATGTGGAGTTTGTCAAGAGGTATGCTTTGCTGGAGTGATTGAAATCTTACCACAAAAAAGCTATAACGAAATTTATGAGGAATCAAAATGA
- a CDS encoding c-type cytochrome, which yields MKKSITIILSAIIFLGCSNQTNSKNDPQESNKTATANSITIKKGSSANQTKSDEWVVYDIDGKKNIKFGIGESNETTKSIGAIAFTRPPLQSINKALLKGQLSKNFITKCSACHDDYANGIIGPSLLDKTSEQIYDMIIAYRTKTKANILMADLVKSMDDKEVADIANEISQFNEQFRSKK from the coding sequence ATGAAAAAGTCAATTACGATTATACTAAGTGCAATAATATTTCTAGGATGTTCAAATCAAACAAATTCTAAAAATGATCCACAAGAGTCAAACAAAACAGCTACTGCAAACTCAATTACAATCAAAAAAGGCAGCAGTGCTAATCAAACAAAATCTGATGAATGGGTAGTATATGATATAGATGGAAAGAAAAATATTAAATTTGGCATTGGCGAATCAAACGAAACTACAAAATCTATCGGCGCTATTGCCTTTACTAGGCCACCACTTCAAAGTATAAATAAAGCCTTGCTAAAAGGCCAATTAAGTAAAAATTTCATTACTAAATGTTCAGCCTGCCATGATGATTATGCCAATGGAATCATTGGTCCATCGCTATTAGATAAGACAAGCGAGCAGATATATGATATGATAATTGCATATCGCACTAAAACAAAAGCCAATATATTAATGGCAGATCTTGTAAAATCAATGGATGATAAAGAGGTGGCAGATATTGCCAATGAAATTAGCCAATTCAATGAACAATTTAGGAGTAAAAAATGA
- a CDS encoding c-type cytochrome — protein MNIGKVIALSLGGLIVVLMLFMLFSSDSSTQATQEPVKNEPKPVTQTTSNSSEFQTSDELNKIKELKQSVSLSSDGVSKIYLQSCAPCHAKDGSGILAPSIIGKSKEAILARLNEYKAGKIPNSLMEGLLDNVSDENLTILAEEISKFK, from the coding sequence ATGAATATAGGCAAAGTAATAGCTCTATCTTTGGGCGGTTTGATTGTTGTTTTAATGCTTTTTATGTTGTTTAGCTCTGATAGCTCAACTCAAGCAACACAAGAACCAGTAAAAAATGAACCAAAGCCAGTTACGCAAACTACTAGCAATTCAAGTGAGTTTCAAACAAGCGATGAGTTAAATAAAATTAAAGAGTTAAAACAAAGCGTATCTCTAAGCAGCGATGGAGTAAGCAAGATATATTTACAAAGTTGCGCACCATGCCATGCTAAAGATGGCTCTGGAATCTTAGCTCCATCAATTATTGGAAAAAGCAAAGAAGCTATTCTAGCTAGATTAAATGAGTATAAAGCTGGTAAAATACCAAATAGTTTAATGGAAGGACTTTTAGATAATGTCAGCGATGAGAATTTAACAATTCTAGCTGAAGAGATATCTAAATTTAAATAA
- a CDS encoding NapH/MauN family ferredoxin-type protein produces MNKYQGRQTVANASFFSTFITTTKDGKKRPSIRFYRYFTMILIHLLFVLSFVADIQVIEGDITGSRMLGFHLADPFITTQIILSRAELPVNLLIGAFTILAFYMLFAGRAFCSWVCPYNFFGEFAERLNAKLVSKKIIKKREFDTKIRYIFLIIFWILSLVSGYLIFEIFNVVGIVSRFIIYGYSAAIWWAVLVFLAEVFFSRRFWCRYVCPIGTLYSLLSKFRAIKVSWNKEKCDHCAVCMDVCIVPKVLEITKSKNKDVPGEKFSIISGDCTMCGRCIDVCHQDALNYENRLKKLL; encoded by the coding sequence ATGAATAAATATCAAGGTCGCCAAACAGTAGCAAATGCTAGTTTTTTCTCTACTTTTATAACCACAACAAAAGATGGCAAAAAGCGTCCTAGCATAAGGTTTTACCGATATTTTACGATGATTTTGATTCATCTTTTGTTTGTGCTTTCATTTGTAGCAGATATTCAAGTCATTGAAGGTGATATTACTGGGTCTAGAATGCTAGGCTTTCACTTAGCTGATCCATTTATAACCACACAAATTATCCTTAGTAGAGCAGAGTTACCTGTAAATCTACTCATTGGGGCTTTTACTATTTTGGCTTTTTATATGCTTTTTGCTGGGCGTGCCTTTTGTTCGTGGGTCTGTCCATATAATTTTTTTGGCGAATTTGCTGAGAGATTAAATGCTAAATTAGTTAGCAAAAAAATAATCAAAAAAAGAGAATTTGATACAAAAATCAGATATATATTTTTGATAATTTTTTGGATTTTAAGCTTAGTGAGTGGATATTTAATATTTGAGATTTTTAATGTTGTAGGTATAGTATCAAGATTCATCATATATGGATATAGTGCTGCAATTTGGTGGGCTGTTTTGGTATTTTTAGCTGAAGTATTCTTTAGTAGAAGATTTTGGTGTAGATATGTTTGTCCTATTGGAACATTATATTCATTATTATCTAAATTTAGAGCTATAAAAGTTAGCTGGAATAAAGAAAAATGCGATCACTGCGCTGTATGTATGGATGTTTGCATTGTCCCAAAAGTTCTAGAAATTACAAAGTCTAAAAATAAAGATGTTCCAGGAGAGAAATTTAGTATAATAAGCGGGGATTGTACTATGTGTGGTAGATGTATCGATGTGTGCCATCAAGATGCTTTAAATTACGAAAATAGGCTTAAAAAGCTTTTATAA
- a CDS encoding ATP-binding cassette domain-containing protein, producing the protein MIKIENLTKKFGSQIILNNLNLNIQDGQKVLIMGQNGAGKSTLMKAILGELICDSGSILIDNINPIIDRKNALRYLSFVPQTPPPLKLSVAQLCEYSISSTQTDLNNIINYLKELDLSYEKEHKKPFYKLSGGMKQKVLIALALARDSKTILFDEPTANLDPQAREKFINILKSKFQSHTLIFISHRVSEVQGIVNRVIEMDLGNIIKDSEV; encoded by the coding sequence TTGATAAAAATAGAAAACTTAACTAAAAAATTTGGCTCACAAATTATTTTAAATAACTTAAATTTAAATATTCAAGATGGTCAAAAAGTTCTAATAATGGGACAAAATGGAGCTGGAAAATCTACTTTAATGAAGGCAATATTAGGTGAGCTAATCTGCGATAGTGGCTCTATATTAATAGATAATATCAATCCAATCATAGATAGAAAAAATGCTTTAAGATATCTAAGTTTCGTTCCGCAAACTCCTCCGCCCCTTAAACTTAGTGTTGCTCAACTATGTGAATACTCTATAAGCTCAACCCAAACAGATTTAAATAATATAATTAACTATTTAAAAGAGCTAGATTTAAGCTATGAAAAAGAGCATAAAAAGCCATTTTATAAGCTCTCAGGCGGTATGAAGCAAAAGGTTTTAATCGCTCTAGCTCTTGCAAGAGATTCAAAGACTATACTCTTTGATGAACCTACTGCCAATCTCGATCCTCAAGCTAGAGAGAAGTTTATAAATATATTAAAATCTAAATTCCAATCTCACACCCTTATATTTATCTCTCACAGAGTAAGTGAGGTTCAAGGCATAGTAAATCGTGTTATTGAGATGGATTTAGGCAATATCATTAAAGATAGCGAGGTATAA
- a CDS encoding ABC transporter permease: MKNLILIAKIDIKETFASKWFFFYLVTFAGLIAIFFVTGVVDSRVAGFSGLTRMLLLFIQICIIILPIFILITTVRSINSDRETGALEYLLSFPISLKEYYFGKALGRAFTVFLPIFIALILSLIIAIFKNVDIPWGVFFYYTLLLLVLSFAFLSFGFLISSLIKSSELGLGFSFLFWLFLLAFLDLALIGLMMQSSINENIIYSISLANPMQVFRIAAISLFDPNLAVIGPAAYFILDGFGKINFLIYSALYPTLLGIICMIFGYISFSKKDLV; encoded by the coding sequence GTGAAAAATTTAATCCTAATAGCAAAAATTGATATAAAAGAGACATTTGCTTCAAAATGGTTTTTCTTTTATTTAGTTACCTTTGCTGGGTTAATTGCGATATTTTTTGTAACAGGAGTTGTTGATAGCAGAGTTGCTGGATTTAGTGGACTTACTAGAATGCTTTTGCTATTTATTCAAATTTGTATAATAATCTTGCCAATCTTTATTCTCATCACAACTGTGCGAAGTATAAACTCAGATAGAGAAACTGGGGCTTTAGAGTATCTTCTTAGTTTTCCAATATCGCTTAAAGAGTACTATTTTGGCAAAGCTTTAGGGCGTGCATTTACAGTCTTTTTACCTATATTTATAGCTCTTATCTTATCGCTTATTATAGCTATTTTTAAAAATGTAGATATTCCTTGGGGAGTATTTTTTTATTACACCTTATTGCTTTTAGTGCTATCTTTTGCCTTTTTATCGTTTGGATTTTTAATCTCAAGCCTTATTAAAAGTAGCGAACTTGGGCTTGGATTTTCATTTTTATTTTGGCTATTTTTGTTAGCATTTTTAGATCTTGCATTAATAGGCCTAATGATGCAAAGCTCAATAAATGAAAATATCATCTACTCCATCTCGTTAGCAAACCCTATGCAAGTTTTTAGAATCGCAGCAATTAGTCTATTTGATCCGAATTTAGCTGTAATTGGTCCAGCAGCTTACTTTATTTTAGATGGATTTGGCAAGATTAATTTTTTAATATATTCAGCACTATATCCAACTTTACTTGGTATAATTTGCATGATATTTGGATATATTTCGTTTTCTAAGAAGGATTTAGTATGA
- a CDS encoding nitrous oxide reductase accessory protein NosL, with translation MKKLILLALFTGIVFGANLKDNEFFKDTNSTCPIKFIDVFKYPDWIAVLEYKNGKKVLFSSAKQMFYYFYTSKPKEVVPLKKMYVTDYKTKELIEATEAFYVFGSNVVSFSGDDLIPFASYEDAKKFADDNSASRIFEFSKINKKLIDYLD, from the coding sequence ATGAAAAAACTTATACTTTTAGCTCTTTTTACCGGAATAGTTTTTGGGGCAAATTTAAAAGATAATGAGTTTTTTAAGGATACAAACTCTACTTGTCCTATTAAATTCATAGATGTTTTTAAATATCCTGATTGGATTGCAGTTTTAGAATATAAAAATGGTAAAAAAGTACTATTTAGCTCAGCCAAACAGATGTTTTACTACTTTTATACAAGCAAACCAAAAGAGGTTGTGCCGCTTAAAAAGATGTATGTTACAGATTATAAAACAAAAGAGCTTATCGAAGCTACAGAGGCATTTTATGTTTTTGGCAGCAATGTAGTAAGTTTTAGTGGTGATGATTTAATACCATTTGCTAGCTATGAAGATGCGAAAAAATTTGCCGATGATAACTCAGCTAGTAGGATTTTTGAATTTAGTAAAATTAATAAAAAATTGATTGATTATTTAGATTAG
- a CDS encoding tRNA 2-thiocytidine biosynthesis TtcA family protein: MIELSKKLIRQVGQTNAKYKMFEKGDKILLGLSGGKDSLSLAHILKHFQNVTPDKFEFEAVTLSYGMGENYEYLTQHCNAHGIKHSVIDSSIFEISKDKIRKNSSFCSFFSRMRRGYLYTYALANGFNKLAIGHHLDDAVESFFMNFTYNGAMRTLAPKYTAKNGVIVIRPLINVRERQLRDNATRNELRVIGDEACPAMRFDVKMPHARAETKELLATLEKQNPKLFVSLQAAFENIHLDTFFKVN; this comes from the coding sequence ATGATAGAACTAAGCAAAAAATTAATCAGACAAGTTGGCCAAACTAACGCTAAGTATAAGATGTTTGAAAAAGGCGATAAGATTTTACTGGGTTTAAGCGGTGGTAAAGATAGTCTTAGTTTAGCACATATTCTTAAGCATTTTCAAAATGTAACCCCTGATAAATTTGAATTTGAAGCAGTAACGCTAAGCTATGGAATGGGTGAAAATTATGAATATTTAACCCAGCATTGCAATGCTCATGGAATCAAACACAGCGTAATTGATAGCTCTATATTTGAGATTAGTAAAGATAAAATTCGTAAAAACTCAAGTTTTTGCAGCTTTTTTAGTCGTATGAGACGAGGATATCTCTATACATATGCACTAGCTAATGGGTTTAATAAGCTTGCTATTGGACATCATTTAGATGATGCTGTAGAGAGTTTTTTTATGAATTTTACATACAATGGAGCTATGAGAACTCTAGCACCAAAATATACTGCTAAAAATGGCGTGATAGTGATTAGACCGCTTATTAATGTGCGTGAGCGTCAATTGCGTGATAATGCTACTAGAAATGAGCTTAGAGTGATTGGAGATGAGGCGTGTCCTGCTATGAGGTTTGATGTAAAAATGCCGCATGCAAGAGCTGAAACTAAGGAGCTTTTAGCTACTTTAGAAAAGCAAAATCCAAAACTATTTGTAAGTTTGCAAGCTGCTTTTGAAAATATACATTTAGATACATTTTTTAAGGTTAATTAA
- a CDS encoding 5'-methylthioadenosine/adenosylhomocysteine nucleosidase has translation MRIAILGAMSEEIEFLLKAVGDYQKIDHARNSFYKAQCGNHELVIAYSKIGKVNAALTAIILVEKFGCEKLIFTGVAGALNENLKIGDMLYATTTAQHDLDITAFGHPHGYVPGINIFENSDEKLNSVAKKVADSLGIGLIGGVVATGDQFICNEEKKEWLKSTFKADAVEMEGASVAQVCAALGVGFCMLRAISDEAGGKAEVDFDTFLTQAADKSAKFVLEMVKNI, from the coding sequence ATGAGAATTGCTATCCTTGGGGCTATGAGTGAAGAGATTGAGTTTTTGCTAAAAGCAGTTGGTGATTATCAAAAGATTGATCATGCTAGAAATTCATTTTATAAAGCACAGTGTGGCAATCATGAATTAGTAATAGCCTATTCAAAGATTGGAAAAGTCAATGCAGCTTTAACTGCAATAATTTTAGTTGAAAAATTTGGTTGCGAAAAGCTGATATTTACTGGCGTTGCTGGTGCTTTAAATGAAAATTTAAAGATCGGTGATATGCTATATGCCACTACTACAGCTCAACATGATTTAGATATTACAGCTTTTGGACATCCACATGGTTATGTGCCTGGAATTAATATTTTTGAAAATAGCGACGAGAAGTTAAATAGCGTAGCTAAAAAGGTGGCTGATTCTTTAGGTATTGGTTTAATTGGTGGAGTAGTTGCTACTGGCGATCAATTTATCTGCAATGAAGAAAAAAAAGAGTGGTTAAAATCTACTTTTAAAGCTGATGCAGTGGAGATGGAAGGGGCAAGCGTTGCTCAAGTTTGTGCTGCTCTTGGTGTTGGATTTTGTATGCTTAGAGCTATTAGCGATGAAGCTGGTGGTAAAGCAGAGGTTGATTTTGATACATTTTTAACTCAAGCAGCAGATAAATCGGCTAAATTTGTTCTAGAAATGGTAAAAAATATATGA
- the fabD gene encoding ACP S-malonyltransferase: MRVAFIFPGQGSQSIGMGQEIYNEFSSAKELLDSASQHCGIDFKSLLFEPNDKLGESEFTQPAIVLNSLMCFEAFKSQLNLKPELSFGHSLGEFSALSVSGAIKPLDAIKVVNLRGKFMAQDCAEIGAGMMVILGLSNEKVEEICKNSNKQIWAANYNCDGQIVVAGIKSDLQATVDEFKSAGAKRAMLLDMSVASHCPLLQNASIKLANELKNLLSEEFAPVVSNVTAKTYTTKKEALELLKLQLTSPVLYQNSVKNYVDKVDCFIEFGASVLKGMNKKICDKPTYSITNLSSLNETLEALR, from the coding sequence ATGAGAGTAGCTTTTATTTTCCCTGGTCAAGGCTCACAAAGTATTGGTATGGGGCAGGAAATATATAATGAATTTAGCAGTGCTAAGGAGCTATTAGATAGTGCTAGTCAGCATTGCGGAATTGATTTTAAATCCTTGCTTTTTGAGCCAAATGATAAGCTTGGTGAGTCTGAATTTACTCAACCAGCAATTGTGTTAAACTCTTTAATGTGTTTTGAAGCGTTTAAAAGTCAATTAAATTTAAAACCAGAGCTTAGCTTTGGACACTCTTTAGGTGAGTTTAGCGCTCTTAGTGTAAGTGGAGCAATTAAACCTTTAGATGCTATTAAGGTTGTAAATTTGCGTGGTAAATTTATGGCTCAAGATTGTGCAGAAATTGGCGCTGGAATGATGGTGATTTTAGGTCTTAGCAATGAAAAAGTTGAAGAGATCTGTAAAAATAGTAATAAGCAAATTTGGGCAGCAAATTATAACTGTGATGGTCAAATAGTAGTAGCTGGTATCAAAAGTGATCTTCAAGCAACTGTAGATGAGTTTAAATCTGCTGGAGCCAAAAGAGCAATGCTGCTTGATATGAGCGTAGCAAGTCACTGTCCTTTGCTTCAAAATGCTAGTATAAAGCTTGCCAATGAGCTTAAAAATTTACTAAGTGAAGAGTTTGCGCCAGTAGTTTCAAATGTTACAGCCAAGACTTATACTACTAAAAAAGAGGCTTTAGAATTATTAAAACTTCAACTAACTAGCCCAGTTTTATATCAAAATAGTGTAAAAAATTATGTTGATAAGGTTGATTGTTTTATTGAATTTGGTGCAAGCGTATTAAAAGGAATGAATAAAAAAATCTGCGATAAACCAACATATAGTATCACAAATTTAAGCTCACTCAATGAAACTTTAGAGGCGTTAAGATGA
- a CDS encoding FKBP-type peptidyl-prolyl cis-trans isomerase, translating to MSKVIKMFYELKDANSGELLESNIGGQEIAFVSGKNQVLEALESGVLNLEVGQKATIKIPANQGVGEYDENALQVLPKEQFAGIDLNIGMELFGEGEDGSTVRVTVKAIGENDVTVDFNHPYAGKDLEFNVQITENRDADADEELTGVVAMPHVCGCGGHSHEHHHGHGGCGGHGGCGGHGHHHDDEDECCNGAHHDENGGGCCGKHH from the coding sequence ATGTCAAAAGTTATTAAAATGTTTTATGAGCTAAAAGATGCTAATAGTGGCGAACTTTTAGAATCAAATATAGGCGGTCAAGAGATTGCATTTGTAAGTGGTAAAAATCAAGTTTTAGAAGCACTTGAGAGTGGTGTTTTAAATTTAGAAGTTGGTCAAAAAGCTACAATTAAAATTCCAGCTAACCAAGGCGTAGGCGAATATGATGAAAACGCTTTGCAAGTACTTCCTAAAGAGCAGTTTGCAGGAATTGATTTAAATATCGGAATGGAGCTTTTTGGCGAAGGAGAAGATGGTAGCACAGTTCGTGTAACTGTAAAAGCTATCGGTGAAAATGATGTAACTGTAGATTTTAATCACCCATACGCTGGTAAAGATTTGGAATTTAATGTACAGATTACAGAAAATAGAGATGCTGATGCTGATGAGGAGCTAACAGGCGTTGTAGCTATGCCACATGTATGTGGTTGTGGTGGTCATAGTCATGAACATCATCATGGACATGGCGGCTGTGGTGGTCATGGTGGTTGCGGTGGTCATGGTCATCATCATGATGATGAAGATGAGTGTTGCAATGGTGCACACCATGATGAAAACGGTGGCGGATGCTGCGGTAAACACCACTAA
- a CDS encoding tol-pal system YbgF family protein — MKKFIHVAAVLAATSIFAEVSVFDAGNINKENPYGLTESEKVLLNNKKKVDRLDQNIGSMQSDVALAQENIEGVKSLLDGINQRILAIESRVTQLENSLNLQKTTTSKDISNLKSQIKANKTKHDEDVKNITKALGELTALIDSKHQETSTAQPKAQTKSGDKKAVNKEVKEQTSQNKETKSNLKLDDMPASEILIMADKAYKANEYKKASECFTHLISKNYKPAYSNFMLGEIEYFNKSYKTAVPYYEKSVAISQKGNYMPKLLYHTAISFDKIGDIKSANKFYKALKQAYPDSAEAKAAPDRK, encoded by the coding sequence ATGAAAAAATTTATCCATGTTGCAGCCGTTTTGGCTGCAACTTCTATATTTGCTGAAGTTTCAGTATTCGATGCAGGTAATATAAATAAAGAAAATCCATATGGTCTTACAGAAAGTGAAAAGGTTTTATTAAATAATAAAAAAAAGGTAGATAGACTAGATCAAAATATAGGCTCAATGCAATCTGATGTGGCTCTAGCTCAGGAGAATATCGAAGGTGTTAAAAGCCTTTTAGATGGTATAAATCAGCGAATTTTAGCAATTGAAAGCAGAGTAACTCAGCTAGAAAATAGCCTAAATTTGCAAAAAACTACTACTTCCAAAGATATATCAAATTTAAAATCACAGATCAAAGCAAACAAAACTAAACATGATGAAGATGTTAAAAATATTACTAAAGCACTTGGTGAGCTAACTGCTTTAATAGATAGCAAACATCAAGAGACTTCAACTGCTCAGCCAAAAGCTCAAACAAAATCCGGAGATAAAAAAGCTGTAAACAAAGAAGTTAAAGAGCAAACATCTCAAAATAAAGAGACAAAATCAAATTTAAAACTTGATGATATGCCAGCTTCTGAGATTTTAATAATGGCTGATAAGGCCTATAAAGCTAATGAATATAAAAAAGCTAGTGAGTGTTTCACTCATTTAATTAGTAAAAACTATAAGCCAGCCTACTCAAATTTTATGCTTGGCGAGATTGAATATTTTAACAAAAGCTATAAAACTGCCGTACCATATTATGAAAAAAGTGTAGCAATTAGCCAAAAGGGTAATTATATGCCAAAGCTATTGTATCATACAGCAATTAGTTTTGATAAAATAGGCGATATAAAAAGTGCTAATAAATTTTATAAAGCATTAAAACAGGCCTACCCAGATAGCGCAGAGGCAAAAGCTGCGCCTGATAGAAAATAA